From the Palaemon carinicauda isolate YSFRI2023 chromosome 42, ASM3689809v2, whole genome shotgun sequence genome, one window contains:
- the LOC137632859 gene encoding uncharacterized protein: MNPLTVLSLAAVAACSSAQILGYPAIYGAYPGFYSGLLPQGYNGLLPAAAPLPVAQVPLTYSGVAPVSYNALPYAPVAPIQTQHHAQDELGQYSFGYAGGPSARSETRDAFGVVRGSFNYVDSEGKVQTQHYVADALGFRVSGTNLPVAPDAPEAPAPLALPGPLPEPVQDTPEVAAAKVAFKAAFDEAAAAAEAAPDARKGPRPGWDLDSPAYIKDVLGIYRQTAPNLWVINMNALTVLSVIALAACSSGQIFGYPGFYGYPGLIPGASPITLKTVAAAPSPVALNTIAPVAYNALPFTPVAPIQTQYHSQDELGQYSFGYAGGPASRAESRDAFGIVRGSYNYIDAEGKVQTQHYVADALGFRVAGTNLPEAPAAPEPAPLAAPAPVEDTPEVAAAKAAHQAALTEAAAPATEVAPARKRRAVVTAHHVPAVSPLRFSYGFSSPLTYNHPAVVGSPLQYTAGLGAAFPAITPYTGLPALAAYSTGYPAVTTYNAAAAAAPRDATLLRVVNNPNHAVSYRVD; encoded by the exons ATGAATCCTCTG ACAGTACTTTCTCTAGCAGCTGTGGCTGCCTGCAGCAGTGCCCAGATTTTAGGATACCCAGCGATCTATGGGGCCTACCCAGGATTCTACTCAGGTCTCCTTCCCCAGGGTTACAATGGACTCCTTCCTGCTGCCGCCCCACTGCCTGTGGCTCAAGTGCCCTTAACCTATAGTGGCGTGGCTCCTGTATCATACAATGCCCTCCCTTACGCCCCTGTAGCTCCCATCCAGACCCAACACCACGCCCAGGATGAGCTCGGTCAGTACTCCTTCGGGTACGCCGGAGGTCCTTCTGCGCGCTCCGAGACCCGCGATGCCTTCGGCGTCGTCAGGGGATCCTTCAACTACGTCGACTCCGAAGGCAAGGTCCAGACCCAGCACTACGTGGCCGACGCCCTCGGCTTCCGCGTCTCCGGCACCAACCTCCCCGTGGCTCCCGACGCCCCTGAGGCCCCAGCTCCCTTGGCTCTTCCAGGACCCCTGCCGGAGCCAGTTCAGGACACCCCAGAGGTCGCTGCCGCTAAGGTCGCCTTCAAGGCCGCTTTCGACGAGGCCGCTGCAGCAGCTGAAGCCGCCCCCGACGCCCGCAAA GGACCCCGCCCAGGATGGGACCTTGATTCGCCCGCCTATATAAAGGATGTCTTGGGCATCTACCGGCAGACAGCTCCGAATCTGTGGGTCATCAACATGAACGCCTTG ACTGTACTCTCCGTCATTGCCTTGGCTGCCTGCAGCAGCGGCCAGATCTTCGGCTACCCCGGCTTCTATGGATACCCAGGCCTAATCCCAGGGGCGTCTCCCATCACCCTGAAGACTGTCGCAGCTGCCCCATCCCCAGTGGCCCTCAACACCATTGCCCCCGTGGCTTACAACGCCCTTCCATTCACCCCCGTGGCTCCCATCCAGACCCAGTACCACTCACAGGACGAGCTCGGTCAGTACTCCTTCGGATATGCCGGTGGTCCCGCCTCCCGCGCTGAGAGCCGCGATGCCTTCGGTATCGTCAGGGGATCCTACAACTACATCGATGCAGAAGGAAAGGTCCAGACCCAGCACTACGTGGCCGACGCCCTCGGTTTCCGCGTCGCCGGCACCAACCTGCCCGAGGCCCCTGCTGCTCCAGAACCCGCACCCCTGGCCGCTCCTGCCCCAGTAGAGGATACCCCAGAGGTCGCTGCCGCTAAGGCCGCCCACCAAGCCGCCCTCACCGAAGCAGCTGCCCCAGCCACCGAAGTTGCTCCTGCACGTAAGAGGCGTGCCGTCGTGACCGCCCACCACGTACCTGCCGTGTCTCCTCTTCGCTTCTCCTACGGCTTCTCCTCTCCCTTGACGTACAACCACCCTGCCGTCGTAGGATCTCCCCTGCAGTACACCGCTGGATTGGGCGCCGCCTTCCCAGCTATCACGCCCTACACCGGTCTTCCCGCCCTCGCCGCCTACAGCACCGGATACCCAGCAGTCACCACCTACAACGCAGCTGCAGCAGCAGCCCCCAGGGACGCCACCCTCCTGCGGGTGGTAAACAACCCCAACCACGCCGTCTCCTACCGCGTTGACTAG